CGGCAATATAAGCGTAGCTTCCTGAAACTTTTATTCCGCGCGCTAACCCCGGAGTATTACAAAATCCGACTTGAGTGGGATTTGTAGTATTACTGACATTGATGATCCGCAATCCCCAAGTATAATCCGCGATATATATGTAGTTGCCAGCAACAGTAACACCGTAAGCATAACCTGGTGTTTCGCAAGAACCAACTTCCACTGGATTTGCCGGATTACTGATGTTGATAACTCGCAATCCTAAGCTGTCGTCTGCGACATAAGCGTAGCTGCCAGCTACTGATACACCCCGAGCATAACCTGGAGTATCGAACAAGCTGACCGCGGTGGGATTTGCCGGATAGCTGACATTGATGATCCGCAATCCATCGTTGTAGTCTGCGACATAGGCGTAGTTGCCAGCTATCATTACATCAAGTGCAGTGCCCGGCGTATCGTAATAACCCACAGAGATAGGAATCGCAGGATTGCTAATGTTGATGATCCGTAGTCCAAAGTTGTTATCTGCGACATAGGCATAGTTATCTACAACTGTTACACGTTCTGCTACTCCTGGTGTATCGTAAGAACCAACAGAAATGGGATTCGCTGGATTGCTGATACTGATAACTCTTAATCCCGAAAAACCATCTGCGACATAGGCATAGTTTTCTCCTATAGTTACTCCGTTTGCTGAGCCTGGTGTGTCGCAAAAGCCAACCTCTGCAGGATTTTCTGGATTACTGATATTTAAGATTCGTAACCCTCCTGAATAATAATCCGCTATATAGGCATAGTTGCCTACTACTGCTACATCCCTCACAGATCCAGGCGAATCGAAGAAACCTACTTCAGTAGGATTCATCGGATTACTGATGTTGATGATTCGCAGTCCAAAATTATCGTCTGCAACATAAGCGCAGCTGCCTGTAACTTCTACTCCACGCGCAAACCCTGGTGTATTATAAGATCCAACTTGCGTAGGAATTACCGGATTACTAATGTTGATGATTCGTAGCCCAGCATATCCATCAGCAACATAAGCGTAGTTGCCAGAAACTGCGACTGCTTGGGAGTTCGTATGCCAGAATCTGCCGAGGCAGCGAACATTCAAGCTATCCTGTGCGAATACGGAGGTAGTCGTTAAAAGGAAAAGAAGAAGAAGAGTGTAGAAAGAAAACGACTTGGTGGAGATGGAGCGCATCATAAAACCCTCCCGTTCTTGTTGTAAGCAGCTCTGTTTACAAGGTATCTCAGGATTTTCCAGTTGTCAATGAAGATTGGTTTAGAGTAAAAAAACGGAGAACGAGAGTACCCTACACACATAAGGGCGAACCTCGTGTTCGCCCTAAGACAATAGGGCGGCTGCCACACGCCCCTACGATACGGGTTTGGAAACCCGTAGCAACCAACATACAGTACAAACGGGGTGTGGGTGTCATACAGCGTAAGGGCGAACCTTGAGTTCGCCCAAGACAAAAGGGCGGCTGCCAACCGCCCCTACGATACGGGTTTGGAAACCCGTAACCATTATCTTTCAATACGGGCGGACACAATGGTCCGCCCCTACCCATCAATAAAAGAAATGAGAGTGCGATTATGCCGGGATCGGAATCGCTTCCGGTTCGATGGGATCGTCGGTTGTGGTCGGAGCCAATCCGTGATACTCCAAAAAGATTTGCGTTTCGTCTTTCCCCATGTACCGGGAGAGTATCCGAGGATCGGTTTCGGTGAGATCAACCAAAATCAACCCATCGACAACATTACTGAAGTCACTATCGACATTAAAACCAATTAACTTGCCACCAAGCTTCAAATATTCCCGTAAGAGTGTCGGAATTCCCTTATTGTCGGCTTCCAAGTCGGCAACAAACGACGCCACATCTTCGATGTCTTTCAATACTTCCCGGCTGCTGGTATGATGCAGTCCCTTCACCGGTTTCGCTTTGAAGGGATTTCGCGACTTAACCCATCCCGCTAAATCAGGATTTAACCGATTGTCTTTCAGGAATGAGACAATCACTTGATGCGATACTGCATGATAATCGTTGCTGATGCTAACCGGTCCAAAGAGTTTCTTATAACGCGGATTTCGCGCAACAAAAGCGCCGATGCCCCGCCACAATAATGCTAACGCCAAACTCACCCGTTGATATTCCACCCGGACAAATGAACGTCCCAACTCCAAAGCCGGCGATAACTGAGAGAACAACGCCGGATGAAACCGGAAGAGCGTTGCCGTGTAAAGCCCTTGTTTCCCCGATTCCATGAGAATCCGGTCGGTCAAACCTAACCGGTACGCCCCAACGATCTCCTGTTTCTCCCGGTTCCAGACAAAGAGATGGGTGTACGATTGATCGAAATCGTCAAGATCTACTGAGTTCCCGGTTCCTTCACCTACCATCCGAAAAGTCACTTCACGCAAACGCCCGATCTCGCCTAAAACATAGGGAATCTCATTAGCTTGCGCATAGAATACATCGAATTCGCGAACCGAAACCAAACTCCGCTCCCGCGGTAAGCGGTCAATTTCCAATGCCAGTATGTCATTGGTGATAGGTTCGGGGATTTCGGTTTGTCGTGGCAGTTTCTTTGCAAAAACCGGAGCACGCTTGTTCGGAGTGAAGCGATTTTCTAAAAAGAGAGTTCGTTCACGCAAACTTTCCATCATTTGTGAATCGTTGGAATAAGTACGGAGCTTCCGGTTGGGGATTACATTACCGATGGCTAAGCGCACGGTTTGATTCCGCTTATTGAGGAATTGCCGAGGCAATAGTGCCGTCCGCAATATAGGATGCAGAATTCCCGCGACATGGAAAGAGAAACTATTTTTACCATCGATATATATTGGCAGGACCGGCGCTTGCGCGATTCTTTGCAGTCTTGCAACCGTGGTTTGCCATACCGGTTCGGTCACTTTACGGGTTGTCGTTTGCCAGGAAGCTACTTCACCGGCAGGAAAAACCACCAACACCCCACCCTCTTTCAACCATCGTATTGCTTCTCGAATTCCCGATAGATTGTTGGCGATAGAGGAATCGGAAGAAAACGGATCGACATAAATGCAGAAGTCTTTGGTTTCGGGTACCCGCTCTAACATTTGATTGGCAAGAAACTTGACATCCGGTCGGATTTGCTGAAGCACATTGAACAAACCGAGACCTTCAATCATTCCAAAAGGATGATTGGCAACGACAAGTAACGACCCGGTTTTCGGCACTCGTTTGATATCTTGGGCATTCGCTTGAAACTTGACATACAACGATTCAAGCGCCGTTTGGACAAAATTGCGATTGGGTGTTACTGACCGGCATATCTTCTGATAGTGGTAATTCAACGCCTTCAATCCGAGCAATGAATCTCCCACATCAGCCATCCGATTACGAAAGTTAGACTGATGAGTGTTCTTCAGGGTGAAGAGGCTTACAGGCGTTTCCATTTCTGCTCCTATCGTATGCGGATGAAAGAATCGACAAATCAGTTTCTGATAGCTTTCACAGCAATGTATCGGAGCGCTGTTTACGAAAAATGAGGAAGAAATTGGGAAATCGTGAGGGAACAAAAAAAGGCGCTTGGGTAAGCGCCTTTATCGATAGTCGTTGAAATGCTATTACACGTTAAACTTTTTGCTGTGTTCTTCGAGATAATCGGACAAGTATTGCAAGTCGATTGGTTTCGTTATGTAGTCGGATGCACCGATATTGATCGCATCTTTTGCGACGTTTAAATCGTGCAACGCTGTTGCCATTAATACGATTGCAGTTTTATCCAATTCGCGAATCCGTTG
Above is a window of bacterium DNA encoding:
- a CDS encoding lysophospholipid acyltransferase family protein yields the protein METPVSLFTLKNTHQSNFRNRMADVGDSLLGLKALNYHYQKICRSVTPNRNFVQTALESLYVKFQANAQDIKRVPKTGSLLVVANHPFGMIEGLGLFNVLQQIRPDVKFLANQMLERVPETKDFCIYVDPFSSDSSIANNLSGIREAIRWLKEGGVLVVFPAGEVASWQTTTRKVTEPVWQTTVARLQRIAQAPVLPIYIDGKNSFSFHVAGILHPILRTALLPRQFLNKRNQTVRLAIGNVIPNRKLRTYSNDSQMMESLRERTLFLENRFTPNKRAPVFAKKLPRQTEIPEPITNDILALEIDRLPRERSLVSVREFDVFYAQANEIPYVLGEIGRLREVTFRMVGEGTGNSVDLDDFDQSYTHLFVWNREKQEIVGAYRLGLTDRILMESGKQGLYTATLFRFHPALFSQLSPALELGRSFVRVEYQRVSLALALLWRGIGAFVARNPRYKKLFGPVSISNDYHAVSHQVIVSFLKDNRLNPDLAGWVKSRNPFKAKPVKGLHHTSSREVLKDIEDVASFVADLEADNKGIPTLLREYLKLGGKLIGFNVDSDFSNVVDGLILVDLTETDPRILSRYMGKDETQIFLEYHGLAPTTTDDPIEPEAIPIPA